A stretch of the Microcebus murinus isolate Inina chromosome 6, M.murinus_Inina_mat1.0, whole genome shotgun sequence genome encodes the following:
- the LOC105864759 gene encoding olfactory receptor 4M1 — translation MEPANYTMVTEFILTGLSQTREVQLVLFVIFLSFYLFILPGNILIICTIRLDPHLTSPMYFLLANLAFLDIWYSSITAPKMLVDFFVERKIISFGGCIAQLFFLHFVGASEMFLLTVMAFDRYAAICRPLHYATIMNRRLCCILVALSWMGGFIHSIIQVALIVRLPFCGPNELDSYFCDITQVVRIACANTFPEELVMIFSSGLISVVCFIALLMSYAFLLAMLKKHSGSGESTNRAMSTCYSHITIVVLMFGPSIYIYARPFDSFSLDKVVSVFHTVIFPLLNPIIYTLRNKEVKTAMRKLVNRYILCKEK, via the coding sequence ATGGAACCTGCAAACTACACCATGGTGACAGAATTTATTCTCACTGGTCTATCCCAAACACGGGAGGTGCAACTGGTcctatttgttatatttttatccttttatttgttcattcttccAGGGAATATCCTTATCATTTGCACCATCAGGCTTGACCCCCATCTGACTTCTCCCATGTATTTCCTGTTGGCTAATCTGGCCTTCCTCGATATTTGGTACTCCTCCATCACGGCCCCTAAAATGCTGGTAGACTTCTTTGTGGAGAGGAAGATAATTTCCTTTGGAGGATGCATCGCACAACTTTTCTTCTTGCACTTTGTTGGGGCTTCGGAGATGTTCCTGCTCACAGTGATGGCCTTTGACCGCTATGCTGCTATCTGCCGCCCCCTCCACTATGCTACCATCATGAATCGACGTCTCTGCTGTATCCTGGTGGCTCTCTCCTGGATGGGGGGCTTCATTCATTCTATAATACAGGTGGCTCTCATTGTTCGACTTCCCTTCTGTGGCCCCAATGAGTTAGACAGTTACTTCTGTGACATCACACAGGTTGTCCGGATTGCCTGTGCCAACACCTTCCCGGAGGAGTTAGTGATGATCTTTAGCAGCGGTCTGATCTCCGTGGTGTGCTTCATTGCTCTGTTAATGTCCTATGCCTTCCTTCTGGCCATGCTCAAGAAACACTCAGGCTCAGGTGAGAGTACCAACAGGGCCATGTCCACCTGCTATTCCCATATCACCATTGTGGTGCTAATGTTTGGACCATCCATCTACATTTATGCTCGGCCATTTGACTCTTTTTCCCTTGATAAAGTGGTGTCTGTGTTCCATACTGTAATATTCCCTTTACTTAATCCTATCATCTACACATTGCGAAACAAGGAAGTAAAGACAGCCATGAGGAAGTTGGTCAACAGGTATATCTTATGTAAAGAGAAGTga
- the LOC109730490 gene encoding olfactory receptor 4N4C-like: protein MEIENNTVVTELILLGLTHSRDIQLLVFVLISIFYLIILPGNFLIILTIRSDPGLKAPLYFFLGNLAFLDASYSFIVAPRMLVDFLSDKKVISYRGCITQLFFLHFLGGGEELLLVVMAFDRYIAICRPLHYSTVMNPRACYAMLLAPWIGGFVHSIIQVALILRLPFCGPNQLDNFFCDVPQVIKLACTDTFVVELLMVFNSGLMTLLCFLGLLSSYAIILCHVHSSASEGKNKAMSTCTTHVIIIILMFGPAIFIYTRPFKALAADKVVSFFHTVIFPLMNPVIYTLRNQEVKTSMKRLLSRHVIC from the coding sequence ATGGAGATTGAGAACAACACAGTGGTGACAGAATTAATCCTCCTTGGACTCACTCACTCTCGAGATATTCAACTCCTGGTCTTTGTGCTGATCTCAATTTTCTACCTCATCATCCTCCCTGGAAATTTTCTCATCATCCTCACCATCAGGTCAGACCCTGGCCTCAAGGCTCCCCTCTATTTCTTCCTGGGCAACTTGGCCTTCCTGGATGCATCCTACTCCTTCATTGTGGCTCCCAGGATGCTGGTGGACTTCCTCTCTGACAAGAAGGTAATCTCCTACAGAGGCTGCATCACTCAGCTCTTTTTCTTGCACTtccttggaggaggggaggaattGCTCCTTGTAGTGATGGCCTTTGACCGCTACATTGCCATCTGTAGGCCTTTGCACTATTCCACTGTCATGAACCCCAGAGCCTGCTATGCAATGCTCTTGGCTCCATGGATTGGGGGCTTTGTCCACTCCATTATCCAGGTGGCCCTCATCCTCCGCTTGCCTTTCTGTGGCCCAAACCAGCTGGATAACTTCTTCTGTGACGTCCCACAGGTCATCAAGCTGGCCTGCACTGACACTTTTGTGGTGGAGCTTTTGATGGTCTTCAACAGTGGCCTGATGACCCTCCTGTGCTTCCTGGGGCTTCTGTCTTCCTATGCCATCATTCTCTGCCATGTTCATAGCTCAGCTTCTGAAGGGAAGAACAAGGCCATGTCCACATGCACCACTCatgtcatcattattattcttATGTTTGGACCTGCCATCTTCATCTACACTCGCCCCTTTAAGGCCTTAGCAGCTGACAAGGTGGTTTCTTTCTTCCACACAGTGATCTTTCCATTGATGAACCCTGTGATTTACACCCTTCGAAACCAAGAAGTGAAAACTTCCATGAAGAGGTTGTTGAGTAGGCATGTGATCTGTTGA
- the LOC142871393 gene encoding olfactory receptor 4N4C yields MDSKNITVVTEFILLGLTQSRDIQLLVFVLISIFYLIILPGNFLIIFTIRSDPGLTAPLYFFLGNLAFLDASYSFIVAPRMLVDFLSDKKVISYRGCITQLFFLHFLGGGEGLLLVVMAFDRYIAICRPLHYSTVMNPRACYIMLLGLWLGGFAHSIIQVALILRLPFCGPNQLDNFFCDVPQVIKLACTDTFVVELLMVFNSGLMTLLCFLGLLSSYAIILCHVHRSASEGKNKAMSTCTTHVIIIILMFGPAIFIYTRPFKALAADKVVSFFHTVIFPLMNPVIYTLRNQEVKTSMKRLLSRHVIC; encoded by the coding sequence ATGGACAGCAAGAACATCACAGTGGTGACAGAATTCATCCTCCTTGGTCTCACCCAGTCTCGAGATATTCAACTCCTAGTCTTTGTGCTGATCTCAATTTTCTACCTCATCATCCTCCCTGGAAATTTTCTCATCATCTTTACCATCAGGTCAGACCCAGGGCTCACGGCTCCCCTCTATTTCTTCCTGGGCAACTTGGCCTTCCTGGATGCATCCTACTCCTTCATTGTGGCTCCCAGGATGCTGGTGGACTTCCTCTCTGACAAGAAGGTAATCTCCTACAGAGGCTGCATCACTCAGCTCTTTTTCTTGCACTtccttggaggaggggagggattGCTCCTTGTGGTAATGGCCTTTGACCGCTATATCGCCATCTGTAGGCCTTTGCACTATTCCACTGTCATGAACCCCAGAGCCTGCTACATAATGCTCTTGGGTCTGTGGCTTGGGGGCTTTGCCCACTCCATTATCCAGGTGGCCCTCATCCTCCGCTTGCCTTTCTGTGGCCCAAACCAGCTGGATAACTTCTTCTGTGACGTCCCACAGGTCATCAAGCTGGCCTGCACTGACACTTTTGTGGTGGAGCTTTTGATGGTCTTCAACAGTGGCCTGATGACCCTCCTGTGCTTCCTGGGGCTTCTGTCCTCCTATGCCATCATTCTCTGCCATGTTCATAGGTCAGCTTCTGAAGGGAAGAACAAGGCCATGTCCACATGCACCACTCatgtcatcattattattcttATGTTTGGACCTGCCATCTTCATCTACACTCGCCCCTTTAAGGCCTTAGCAGCTGACAAGGTGGTTTCTTTCTTCCACACAGTGATCTTTCCATTGATGAACCCTGTGATTTACACCCTTCGAAACCAAGAAGTGAAAACTTCCATGAAGAGGTTGTTGAGTCGGCATGTGATCTGTTGA